The following coding sequences are from one Methanosarcina sp. WWM596 window:
- a CDS encoding HEAT repeat domain-containing protein has protein sequence MSDQPGIHDKTFSQDSDERKKASKQLGILFEVFPERNQAFEDLLRLCSDKDSEVREEAVNALQTVFPNVPDKELAWERFVNLTAYPSERIMKKAVNALIAVFPLIPDKTRAWEDLAGLVNSKSSMEDVSRGIVRRLPDVLRELPNQEQAWKDLLEMTVSEDSYVREKAASLLSMVFPEMPEGRINDAWDELLKLTGESTDSKVRELAAKSTGKVFLYLPEEKKDEAWEEVLELAGKTTDHAVQKEILLALPSVFSSVPDKKVAWRDLFRLTDDENGAMRKQAVDTLVSVFPAMPDSIRVWADFLRLTGARDGYVRDSATDALSAVFPGLEDKDSVWEELLELTGHEDEYVRRVAADTLSKVFPYVSNKNQAYLDLIQMAEKKDSYVLRRVIKTLASVCSQFRNGYEINGMEEGGNKEGEIKEKEEWENKGENGGKKAGELEGKEKSKSADFYELASEKAAFVRRDAAHSLGAVFPGKREERGAEDERGVRERGEMERKQPGEIDNRKPAFDLLKLTGDRDSYVRKDAAESFARAYPHLQDKKEVIGELLNLIQDPDPQMRRGAIESLLALYSRKTGRMQDIWGELLKMSGDGDTGVRKGATGLLSHVFPTVEEKSGVFFDLVKLTEGQDALLRKRAAELLPVAFTYADNKQRAWNDLLRLTSVEDREVRKGAVLALASGFADVPDKKRAWSDLIRLSTHSDSFVQRTATRALGPAFFHVPDKTRAWRDLQVLIDDPHVYVRRYALRSIGRASLWRALSAENEAAYLFGFKEAVKYFKEAAETLVETSIPEFYSPFYETLLQILFSDSPGRAARLGSERYLSKVAHEIRDLKENQRLLEILEGLTELLRAAGNLTPGDLPAQKKLLENCVMAFDRASGILEAMEEGFILAQKTLKKEYPKIGKVVLEQKLKEALSGIRYRARTACLKAKGTPTENIICTVSQKVRKWSFQNLDKDRKELDRQLDSLLNFLRAQIPNVPENLYIFEKLEDIRQEQDILERYRRVGRLIGLIPGVRMPKGSGK, from the coding sequence TTGAGTGATCAGCCCGGTATACATGACAAGACTTTCAGTCAGGATTCGGATGAGAGGAAAAAGGCCTCAAAACAGCTGGGAATCCTTTTTGAGGTTTTTCCTGAGCGAAATCAGGCATTTGAAGACCTTTTAAGGCTTTGTTCTGACAAAGACAGCGAGGTCAGGGAAGAGGCTGTCAATGCCCTTCAGACGGTTTTTCCCAATGTGCCGGATAAGGAGCTTGCCTGGGAGAGGTTTGTGAACCTTACGGCTTATCCGTCAGAGAGGATAATGAAAAAAGCAGTAAATGCTCTAATTGCTGTTTTTCCTCTTATACCCGATAAAACCCGAGCATGGGAAGATCTTGCCGGGCTGGTAAACTCAAAATCAAGCATGGAAGATGTAAGCAGAGGGATTGTCCGCCGGCTCCCTGATGTACTCCGGGAACTTCCGAATCAGGAGCAGGCCTGGAAAGACCTGCTTGAGATGACTGTTTCGGAAGACTCTTATGTGCGGGAAAAGGCAGCTTCTCTTTTAAGCATGGTTTTTCCTGAAATGCCGGAAGGAAGGATAAATGACGCATGGGATGAATTACTGAAACTGACAGGTGAATCCACAGATTCAAAGGTAAGGGAACTGGCTGCAAAATCTACTGGCAAGGTTTTTCTGTATCTGCCTGAGGAAAAGAAAGATGAAGCCTGGGAAGAGGTACTGGAACTGGCAGGAAAAACCACAGATCATGCCGTGCAAAAGGAAATTTTGCTTGCTCTACCTTCGGTCTTTTCTTCGGTGCCGGATAAAAAAGTGGCATGGAGGGATCTTTTCAGGCTTACCGACGATGAGAACGGAGCTATGCGAAAGCAGGCAGTAGATACCCTTGTTTCTGTATTTCCTGCAATGCCAGACAGCATAAGAGTCTGGGCTGATTTCCTGAGGCTTACCGGGGCAAGGGACGGGTACGTAAGGGACTCGGCTACAGATGCGCTTTCAGCTGTGTTTCCGGGCCTGGAGGACAAAGACTCCGTCTGGGAAGAACTTCTCGAACTCACAGGGCATGAAGACGAATATGTCCGGAGGGTCGCAGCTGATACCCTCAGTAAAGTTTTTCCATATGTGTCCAACAAAAATCAGGCATATTTGGATCTTATACAGATGGCTGAAAAGAAGGATAGTTATGTACTCAGAAGAGTTATCAAGACTCTTGCTTCCGTCTGCTCCCAATTCCGTAATGGGTATGAGATAAATGGGATGGAAGAAGGGGGAAATAAAGAAGGAGAAATTAAAGAAAAAGAGGAATGGGAGAATAAAGGTGAAAATGGTGGAAAAAAGGCAGGAGAGTTGGAAGGAAAGGAGAAAAGTAAATCTGCTGATTTTTATGAGCTGGCATCAGAAAAAGCTGCTTTTGTACGAAGGGATGCAGCCCATTCTTTAGGAGCTGTCTTTCCTGGAAAAAGGGAGGAAAGGGGAGCAGAGGATGAAAGAGGGGTGAGAGAAAGGGGTGAGATGGAAAGAAAACAGCCCGGGGAAATAGATAATAGAAAACCTGCTTTTGACCTCCTGAAGCTGACTGGGGACAGGGACAGCTATGTACGAAAAGATGCAGCTGAGTCCTTTGCCAGGGCATACCCTCACCTTCAGGACAAAAAAGAAGTGATTGGAGAACTGTTAAACCTGATCCAGGACCCGGACCCGCAAATGCGCAGAGGGGCAATCGAGTCTTTACTGGCTCTTTATTCTCGAAAGACAGGTAGGATGCAGGATATCTGGGGGGAACTTCTTAAAATGTCAGGGGATGGAGACACAGGCGTTAGAAAGGGTGCTACAGGGCTGCTTTCTCACGTCTTTCCGACGGTTGAAGAAAAATCCGGAGTTTTTTTTGACCTTGTCAAACTCACTGAAGGTCAGGACGCCCTGCTCCGGAAAAGAGCCGCAGAACTTCTCCCCGTTGCATTTACGTATGCTGATAATAAACAGAGGGCATGGAACGATCTGTTGAGGCTTACCTCCGTTGAGGATCGGGAAGTACGGAAAGGGGCAGTACTTGCCCTTGCTTCCGGATTTGCAGATGTTCCGGACAAAAAGAGAGCCTGGAGCGACCTTATAAGACTTTCAACTCATAGCGACAGTTTTGTGCAACGGACTGCAACCCGAGCACTTGGGCCTGCCTTTTTCCACGTGCCTGATAAAACCCGGGCATGGAGAGACCTGCAGGTTCTTATCGATGACCCCCATGTCTATGTGCGCAGATACGCCCTCCGCTCTATTGGAAGAGCTTCCCTCTGGAGGGCGCTAAGTGCAGAAAACGAGGCAGCTTATCTTTTCGGGTTCAAGGAAGCTGTCAAATACTTTAAAGAAGCAGCTGAAACTCTTGTTGAAACATCCATTCCTGAGTTCTACTCTCCATTTTACGAGACTCTCCTGCAAATACTATTCAGCGACAGTCCGGGGAGAGCTGCCAGGCTCGGAAGTGAGAGGTATCTCTCAAAGGTAGCCCATGAGATCAGGGATCTGAAAGAAAATCAGAGGCTTTTAGAAATTCTGGAAGGGCTCACAGAGCTTCTTCGAGCAGCAGGAAATCTGACTCCCGGAGACCTGCCTGCCCAGAAAAAACTGCTTGAGAACTGTGTTATGGCTTTTGACAGGGCTTCAGGAATTCTGGAGGCTATGGAAGAAGGCTTTATTCTTGCGCAAAAAACCCTGAAAAAAGAGTATCCGAAAATTGGAAAGGTAGTTCTGGAACAGAAGCTAAAAGAGGCACTTTCCGGAATCCGGTACCGAGCAAGGACTGCCTGCCTGAAGGCAAAGGGGACTCCCACGGAAAACATCATATGCACGGTAAGCCAGAAAGTCAGAAAATGGAGTTTCCAGAACCTTGATAAAGACCGAAAAGAACTGGATAGGCAACTTGATTCTCTGCTCAATTTCCTCAGAGCCCAGATTCCCAATGTTCCTGAAAACCTGTACATTTTTGAAAAACTTGAAGATATCAGGCAGGAACAGGACATACTGGAGCGCTACAGGCGTGTAGGCAGACTAATAGGCCTGATCCCGGGAGTCCGGATGCCAAAAGGTTCAGGCAAATGA
- a CDS encoding winged helix-turn-helix domain-containing protein: MENSYLDLVLFSEKRKNILLLLKEGPKSLEELKNSLNASPTSVQPQIKLLKDRDLLCGTRKKYELTLLGETIADNMQSLVNTMETLEDKYDFWVSHKLDGIPLRLLKRIGELKCSTFARPLDESCMFSPHTEFVENIAKSEFVKGLSPFIHPLYPKMFLSFAESGINISLTVTEPVFERMRTEFRPEVEKFLALDNTHLYVYDKEMLLSGTVTNCFLSLGFFYTSGAYDHVNDIVCFSPEALRWGEDLYTYYEELSREVKEI, translated from the coding sequence ATGGAAAACTCTTATCTTGACCTGGTTTTATTTTCTGAGAAAAGAAAAAATATCCTTCTGTTATTGAAGGAAGGCCCAAAAAGCCTTGAAGAACTAAAAAATTCCCTCAATGCCAGTCCAACCTCGGTTCAGCCTCAGATCAAACTGCTTAAAGACAGGGACCTCCTGTGCGGAACAAGGAAAAAGTATGAGCTAACCCTTCTGGGAGAAACAATAGCAGACAATATGCAGAGTCTTGTTAATACCATGGAGACCCTTGAAGACAAATATGATTTCTGGGTCAGCCACAAACTCGACGGCATTCCCCTCCGTCTCTTAAAGAGGATAGGTGAACTGAAATGCAGTACTTTTGCCAGGCCCCTTGACGAAAGCTGCATGTTTTCTCCCCACACTGAATTTGTGGAAAACATCGCAAAATCCGAATTCGTAAAAGGCCTCTCTCCCTTTATCCACCCCCTCTACCCAAAAATGTTCCTGAGTTTTGCAGAGAGTGGCATCAATATCTCTCTGACCGTTACTGAACCTGTTTTTGAAAGGATGAGGACCGAATTCAGACCTGAAGTGGAAAAATTCCTTGCCCTTGACAACACTCATCTCTATGTTTATGATAAAGAAATGCTTCTTTCAGGTACAGTAACAAACTGCTTCCTCTCCCTTGGCTTCTTCTACACCAGCGGTGCCTACGACCACGTAAACGATATTGTATGCTTCAGCCCCGAAGCCCTCCGATGGGGAGAAGATCTCTATACTTATTATGAAGAGCTGTCCAGAGAAGTGAAAGAAATTTGA
- a CDS encoding BatD family protein, with product MAKRIALIVLLAVFIFSGFSMVAFAADEVEWVEKLNDATLNWGTTKTVEGYDIKAEDFNKDQMVFVSISRDGELLKTAPLTAGKDFAYDDEIKVYAQSVDLNYEMITKDGKEFKTGNWNPSAKLDIFVRGKPSFHIDVETDKDTYDSKSIGDKRIDVTITVKNNGEAKAENVELIVDTAGLEVLSGKTKYTYTKVLKDETVEPITFTLNTPTPWEDTDFKIAAKTTCEDIKNNKYEHEGSKTINVEKKWDLIVSKSATKKRHMGEPVYVSVTVRNRGLCDINNIVLKDSIVSNMYFQQDTTLDNTLSLKAGETAEDVFKYTLIPEKPGEFTLPKTVATFTLANGESEEVTSDNSEKITIYGPYIEITKTVDKQQLNPGDELTVKVTTKNTGNVDASVTVTDVVPSEAKLIRGETSFSQVLEKGGGSKTITYILQMNKEGEIKIPACEASFLDLDKYSGEVESGTPVVYVEIPITLEESSSQPEGSTGSNQEKNGPSGQTSTGNTEEYYGDIPGFSSILTITGFLAGTGLLRKRSN from the coding sequence ATGGCTAAAAGGATTGCACTGATCGTATTACTTGCCGTATTTATCTTTTCCGGCTTCTCAATGGTCGCTTTTGCGGCAGATGAAGTGGAGTGGGTGGAGAAACTGAATGATGCAACACTTAATTGGGGAACTACAAAAACCGTAGAAGGCTATGATATAAAGGCGGAGGATTTTAACAAAGACCAGATGGTTTTTGTTTCGATTTCAAGGGATGGGGAACTATTAAAGACTGCTCCTCTTACGGCAGGGAAGGATTTCGCGTATGATGATGAGATCAAAGTTTATGCCCAGAGTGTGGACCTAAATTATGAAATGATCACCAAAGATGGAAAGGAATTCAAAACCGGAAATTGGAATCCATCTGCTAAACTGGATATTTTTGTAAGAGGTAAGCCGAGTTTTCACATAGATGTTGAAACTGATAAAGATACATACGATTCCAAATCTATAGGGGATAAAAGAATCGATGTAACGATAACAGTTAAAAATAATGGGGAAGCAAAGGCTGAAAACGTTGAACTGATTGTTGATACAGCCGGACTGGAAGTACTTAGTGGAAAAACAAAATACACATACACAAAGGTCCTTAAAGATGAGACGGTTGAGCCCATAACTTTCACACTTAATACGCCCACTCCCTGGGAAGATACAGATTTCAAGATAGCTGCAAAAACTACCTGTGAGGATATTAAGAATAATAAATATGAGCACGAAGGTTCCAAAACCATAAACGTAGAAAAAAAATGGGACCTCATTGTTTCAAAGAGTGCTACAAAAAAGCGTCATATGGGGGAGCCTGTATATGTTTCAGTCACCGTCCGGAATAGAGGGCTCTGCGACATAAACAATATTGTCCTTAAAGATTCTATCGTTTCCAACATGTATTTCCAGCAGGACACAACGCTTGATAATACACTTTCTCTGAAAGCCGGAGAAACAGCTGAGGATGTTTTTAAGTACACCCTCATTCCGGAAAAGCCCGGGGAATTTACCCTCCCGAAAACCGTAGCTACTTTCACTCTTGCAAACGGGGAAAGCGAAGAAGTGACTTCCGATAATTCAGAAAAGATAACAATTTATGGGCCCTACATTGAAATTACGAAAACCGTTGACAAACAGCAGCTAAACCCCGGAGACGAACTGACTGTAAAGGTCACTACAAAGAACACTGGAAATGTTGATGCAAGTGTAACAGTAACCGACGTCGTGCCCTCCGAGGCCAAATTAATAAGGGGAGAAACGAGTTTCAGTCAGGTTCTTGAAAAAGGCGGGGGTTCAAAAACCATCACTTACATCCTGCAGATGAATAAAGAAGGGGAGATCAAAATTCCTGCCTGCGAAGCAAGTTTCCTCGATCTCGATAAATATTCAGGAGAGGTCGAATCAGGAACTCCTGTTGTTTATGTAGAAATACCAATAACCCTTGAAGAAAGCAGCTCACAACCAGAAGGTTCAACCGGTTCCAACCAGGAGAAAAATGGACCTTCGGGTCAGACGAGTACAGGGAACACGGAAGAATATTATGGAGATATTCCGGGATTCAGCTCCATACTTACTATAACAGGGTTTCTGGCGGGAACAGGACTTCTGAGAAAGAGAAGCAACTGA
- a CDS encoding TatD family nuclease-associated radical SAM protein, whose translation MVIRNVRILSRMNTIYYEAHNNLYLNITNHCSADCVFCIRNFADGVYGYDLRLSKEPSTKEIIEALEELDLSKYREIVFTGLGEPTLRLDVVLAVTRWLKNQGLRVRLDTNGHAALINPELDVVSELKNAGMDSISVSLNAESEEKYNKLCRPVHKNAYRSVLDFVKGAREAGIATRVTVVKIPEIDVEKCRKLSEELGSEFHIRTLSEAASKEIGDKN comes from the coding sequence CCATAATAATCTTTACCTTAACATTACGAACCACTGTAGTGCAGACTGCGTCTTCTGCATCCGCAACTTTGCAGACGGTGTTTATGGGTACGACCTGAGGCTTTCAAAAGAACCATCAACAAAAGAGATAATCGAAGCCCTTGAAGAGCTGGACCTTTCAAAGTACAGGGAAATCGTGTTCACAGGGCTTGGAGAGCCTACCCTCAGATTAGATGTTGTGCTGGCAGTTACTCGCTGGCTTAAAAATCAGGGATTAAGGGTAAGACTTGATACCAACGGGCATGCTGCATTGATTAATCCTGAACTGGACGTAGTTTCGGAATTGAAAAACGCAGGGATGGATTCTATTTCAGTCAGCCTGAACGCAGAATCCGAAGAAAAATATAACAAGCTCTGCAGACCGGTCCACAAAAACGCTTACAGATCCGTGCTCGATTTCGTAAAAGGAGCAAGAGAAGCCGGAATCGCTACCAGGGTTACAGTGGTTAAAATCCCTGAGATAGATGTGGAAAAATGCAGAAAGCTTTCAGAGGAACTTGGTTCGGAATTCCATATCAGGACACTGTCCGAGGCTGCAAGCAAAGAAATAGGGGACAAAAATTAA